A segment of the Zavarzinia compransoris genome:
GCCGGCCGGCCAGCAGCGACAGGCCGACCAGCCCGAGGCTGACCAGCACCAGGAACACGGCCATCGCCGAGGCGAAGGGCATGTTCGATTGATAGATCGCCTGATCGGTGATCAGGACCGACAAGGTCCATTGCTGCGGCCGGCCGAGCAATTGCGGCAGCAGGTAGGAGCCGAGCGCGAAGACGAAGACCATGATCAGGGTGGCGACGATCGTGTTGCGCAGGCCCGGCACGATGACGTTGAAGAAGGCGCGCAGCGGCGAGGCGCCCAGCGTCCGCGCGGCTTCGACCAAGGTGGGATCGAGGCGCGACAGGGCGGGATAGAGGACCAGCACCGTATAGGGAAAGGCCTGATAGACCATGCCGGTCAGGACCGCCCCGAAGGACGGCGACAGCGACACCGCCTGGTCCATGAGGCCGAGGGCGGCGAAGAGATTGGTGATCCCCGCGGTCTTCGAGAACAGGGTCGACCAGGCAAAGCCGATGATCACCTCGGACAGCGAAAGCACGGAGAGGAGGAAGACCAGCCAGACCACCTGCACCCGGCGCGGCCGGCGCACCAGCAACCAGGTGAAAGGGAAGGCCAGGGTTACGGAAAGGGCGGCGACCAGCCCCGACAGCAGCAGGGAAAAGCCGAGCACGCCGCCGAAGAAGGCGGTGAGGAAGCGCTCGTAGTTCGCCGTCTCGAAGGCCGGCTCGTAAAAGCCGCCCTGCACCCGGTGATAGAAGGAAATGGCGATCATGATGCCGAAGGGCACCACGAAGAACAGCAGCAGCATGGCCGCGGGGAAGGCGATGGGGGCGTAATCCCGCAGGCGCCGGGGCACGGATTTCATCATGACGCCAGCACCACCGCCGCTTCCG
Coding sequences within it:
- a CDS encoding ABC transporter permease, producing MMKSVPRRLRDYAPIAFPAAMLLLFFVVPFGIMIAISFYHRVQGGFYEPAFETANYERFLTAFFGGVLGFSLLLSGLVAALSVTLAFPFTWLLVRRPRRVQVVWLVFLLSVLSLSEVIIGFAWSTLFSKTAGITNLFAALGLMDQAVSLSPSFGAVLTGMVYQAFPYTVLVLYPALSRLDPTLVEAARTLGASPLRAFFNVIVPGLRNTIVATLIMVFVFALGSYLLPQLLGRPQQWTLSVLITDQAIYQSNMPFASAMAVFLVLVSLGLVGLSLLAGRRENAQ